Proteins encoded within one genomic window of Burkholderiaceae bacterium:
- a CDS encoding DNA-processing protein DprA, whose protein sequence is MQRDELSAWLRLALTPGVGPAAARRLLAAFGLPEALFAQSPAALRQVVGNAQADALRMEPPGFADQLNACWQWLHEAAPGTVRRVLSLADPDYPKALLQIEDPPLLLYLLGADPSNEKAPGADSGSSHSAIDSIATGERRSVAIVGSRNPTPQGARHARGFARALAEAGLTIVSGLALGIDAEAHLGALEGAAPDRPQPATIAVVGTGLDRVYPKKNLALAHRIAQRGLLLSEFPLGTPPLAANFPRRNRLIAALAQGTLVVEAALQSGSLITARLAAEQGKEVFAIPGSIDSTQSRGCHALIRQGAKLVETAQDVLEELHLTGAPAAAEGVAEPKNLTPSQQDLLGAMGHEPASLDALQARTGLATPVLQAALLELELAGLVGRLPGALFQRVGRA, encoded by the coding sequence GTGCAGCGCGACGAACTCTCCGCCTGGCTGCGCCTCGCGCTGACACCCGGCGTCGGTCCTGCCGCCGCGCGCCGGCTGCTGGCCGCGTTCGGGCTGCCCGAGGCGCTGTTCGCGCAAAGCCCCGCCGCGCTGCGCCAGGTCGTCGGCAATGCGCAGGCCGATGCGCTGCGGATGGAGCCGCCCGGCTTTGCCGACCAGTTGAACGCCTGCTGGCAGTGGCTGCACGAGGCCGCGCCCGGCACGGTGCGCCGCGTGCTGAGTCTGGCCGACCCGGACTATCCCAAGGCGCTGCTGCAGATCGAAGACCCGCCGCTGCTGCTGTACCTGCTCGGCGCCGACCCCTCCAACGAAAAAGCGCCGGGGGCCGATTCCGGCTCTTCACATTCAGCTATTGATTCGATAGCAACTGGCGAGCGCCGCAGCGTCGCGATCGTCGGCAGCCGCAATCCGACGCCGCAGGGCGCGCGCCATGCGCGCGGGTTCGCCCGCGCGCTCGCCGAAGCGGGGCTGACCATCGTCTCCGGTCTCGCGCTGGGCATCGACGCGGAGGCGCATCTGGGCGCGCTCGAAGGCGCCGCGCCGGATCGCCCGCAGCCCGCGACCATTGCGGTGGTCGGCACCGGGCTGGACCGGGTCTATCCGAAGAAGAACCTCGCACTCGCGCACCGGATCGCCCAGCGCGGGTTGCTGCTGAGCGAGTTCCCGCTCGGCACACCGCCGCTGGCCGCGAACTTTCCGCGCCGCAACCGGCTGATCGCCGCGCTGGCCCAGGGCACGCTGGTGGTCGAGGCGGCGCTGCAGTCGGGCTCGCTGATCACCGCGCGGCTCGCGGCGGAGCAGGGCAAGGAGGTGTTCGCGATTCCCGGCTCGATCGATTCGACCCAGTCGCGCGGCTGCCACGCGCTGATCCGCCAGGGCGCGAAGCTGGTCGAGACCGCACAGGACGTGCTCGAAGAGCTGCATCTGACCGGCGCACCGGCCGCCGCCGAAGGTGTTGCCGAGCCGAAAAACCTGACCCCGTCGCAGCAGGATCTACTCGGAGCAATGGGCCACGAGCCGGCCAGCCTGGACGCGCTGCAGGCGCGCACCGGCCTCGCCACCCCGGTCTTGCAGGCAGCGCTGCTGGAGTTGGAACTCGCTGGCCTCGTGGGCCGACTCCCCGGCGCGCTGTTCCAGCGCGTCGGCCGCGCGTGA
- a CDS encoding Phosphoribosylaminoimidazole-succinocarboxamide synthase: protein MTAAAVHTSQLHSLPLLARGKVRDNYAVGTDRILMVASDRISAFDVIMGEPIPGKGALLTQMALWWFGQLQDIVPNHLTGEAPESVVAPDEVAQVQGRSMLVQRLEPIPVEAVVRGYLAGSGWKEYRQSRSVCGVALPEGLRNASRLPEPIYTPAAKAAAGQHDENISFERSAEMVGADLAARIRDISLALYREASAYAATRGIIIADTKFEFGLDPAGTLVLMDEVLTPDSSRYWPAEQYAEGANPPSFDKQYLRDWLEQARVNGKSWDKTAPAPRLPREVVEQTAAKYHEALKRLIS from the coding sequence ATGACCGCTGCCGCCGTGCACACCAGCCAGCTTCACAGCCTGCCGCTGCTCGCGCGCGGCAAGGTGCGCGACAACTACGCGGTCGGCACGGACCGCATCCTGATGGTCGCGAGCGATCGCATCAGCGCGTTCGACGTGATCATGGGCGAGCCGATTCCCGGCAAGGGCGCACTGCTGACGCAGATGGCGCTGTGGTGGTTCGGGCAGCTGCAAGACATCGTGCCCAACCACCTGACCGGCGAAGCGCCCGAAAGCGTGGTCGCGCCGGACGAAGTTGCGCAAGTCCAGGGGCGCAGCATGCTGGTGCAACGCCTCGAGCCGATCCCGGTCGAGGCCGTGGTGCGGGGCTATCTCGCCGGCAGCGGTTGGAAGGAGTATCGGCAAAGCCGGTCGGTCTGCGGCGTGGCGCTGCCCGAGGGCCTGCGCAATGCGAGCCGGTTGCCCGAGCCGATCTACACCCCGGCCGCGAAGGCGGCCGCCGGCCAGCACGACGAGAACATCAGCTTCGAGCGCAGCGCCGAGATGGTCGGCGCCGACTTGGCCGCGCGCATCCGCGACATCAGCCTCGCGCTGTACCGCGAGGCGAGTGCCTATGCGGCGACCCGCGGCATCATCATCGCCGACACCAAGTTCGAGTTCGGCCTCGATCCCGCAGGCACGCTGGTGCTGATGGACGAAGTGCTGACGCCGGATTCGTCGCGCTACTGGCCGGCCGAGCAGTACGCGGAGGGCGCGAATCCGCCGAGCTTCGACAAGCAGTACCTGCGCGACTGGCTGGAACAGGCCCGCGTGAACGGCAAGTCCTGGGACAAGACCGCGCCGGCGCCGCGGCTGCCGCGCGAGGTCGTCGAACAGACCGCGGCGAAGTACCACGAGGCGCTGAAGCGCCTCATATCCTGA
- a CDS encoding Peptide deformylase, which produces MAALPILRYPDPRLYKVAKPVQAVDARIRALIDDMLETMYEAEGIGLAATQVDVHERLIVIDVSEQRDQPLVLINPEIVWASDERKLGDEGCLSVPGVYDEVERAAAVRVRALDAHGESRVIDAEGVLAVCVQHEMDHLLGKVFVDYLSPLKRNRIRTKMRKAQREAEKA; this is translated from the coding sequence ATGGCCGCACTTCCGATCCTCCGTTATCCCGACCCGCGCCTGTACAAGGTGGCAAAACCGGTGCAGGCGGTCGACGCGCGCATCCGCGCGCTGATCGACGACATGCTCGAGACCATGTACGAGGCCGAGGGCATCGGTCTGGCCGCGACCCAGGTCGACGTGCACGAGCGTCTCATCGTGATCGACGTGTCGGAGCAGCGCGACCAGCCGCTGGTGCTGATCAACCCCGAGATCGTCTGGGCCAGCGACGAGCGCAAGCTCGGCGACGAAGGTTGCCTGTCGGTGCCCGGCGTCTACGACGAGGTCGAGCGCGCCGCAGCGGTGCGCGTGCGCGCGCTGGACGCCCACGGTGAATCGCGCGTGATCGATGCCGAAGGCGTGCTTGCGGTCTGCGTGCAGCACGAGATGGACCACCTGCTGGGCAAGGTCTTCGTCGACTACCTGTCGCCGCTCAAGCGCAATCGCATCCGCACCAAGATGCGCAAGGCGCAGCGCGAGGCGGAAAAAGCCTGA
- a CDS encoding Two-component oxygen-sensor histidine kinase FixL, with translation MSRKASRVVALPEPRAADSAVARTEDFPWRLVIENTIVGVAYMRKRRFLWANARMTEIFGYARGELDGKLVRRLYVTKQDYDEVGRMIASDFSGHDYYTHERAMVKKDGALIWCRVSGRLIEPDHAASVWVVQDLTDKKLAEDQIRRINQRLEQTVARRTLNLSRSNAALREEIERRRRVQAASTESREKYRALFRHVPLGLLVTDADGAIVEVNRTLQHYLGAGTRVALTALVNDAARVRLPDGQATSLSALVREHHGRQTRAEKFEFGWLGDHGRRREIFVVAAPLARGLGTAFAFTDVTEQHRARERELAQQAALAHAARLSSMGQMTSALAHELGQPLNAAQSYIAGVVKRLGSDAPPELGQALAKATDHLEQAGEIIRNVRGFVSRHHQKAPQAIDLPVLVAQTLALLDHPLRSGGTRAALQVQGVIAPVRGHAVEIQQVLVNLVVNAIEAMQSVPVDERRLEIRLADEGRAMVSVTVADNGPGVPAELAARIFDPYLTTKPEGLGMGLMICRTIAESHGGSLRLLPTRRGATFRFTLSRAL, from the coding sequence ATGAGTCGCAAAGCGTCGCGCGTCGTCGCGCTGCCAGAGCCTCGCGCTGCTGATTCGGCCGTAGCGCGGACGGAGGACTTTCCCTGGCGGCTGGTGATCGAGAACACCATCGTCGGCGTTGCCTACATGCGCAAGCGCCGTTTTCTGTGGGCCAATGCGCGCATGACGGAGATCTTCGGATACGCCCGCGGCGAGCTGGATGGCAAGCTCGTACGCCGGCTTTACGTGACGAAGCAGGACTACGACGAGGTCGGCCGCATGATCGCCAGCGACTTCTCGGGCCACGACTACTACACGCACGAGCGCGCGATGGTGAAGAAGGACGGCGCGCTCATCTGGTGTCGCGTCTCCGGCCGCCTGATCGAGCCGGACCATGCCGCTTCCGTGTGGGTGGTACAGGACCTGACCGACAAGAAACTGGCCGAGGATCAAATCCGTCGCATCAACCAGCGCCTCGAACAGACGGTGGCGCGACGCACGCTCAACCTGTCGCGCAGCAACGCCGCGCTGCGCGAGGAGATCGAACGGCGCCGTCGAGTGCAGGCTGCGTCGACTGAGAGTCGGGAAAAGTATCGCGCCCTGTTCCGGCACGTGCCGCTCGGGCTGCTGGTCACTGACGCGGACGGCGCCATCGTCGAGGTCAACCGCACGCTGCAGCACTACCTCGGCGCCGGAACGCGCGTCGCGCTGACCGCACTCGTCAACGACGCTGCGCGCGTGCGGCTCCCAGACGGGCAGGCAACGTCGCTCTCCGCGCTGGTGCGCGAGCATCACGGGCGTCAGACACGCGCCGAAAAATTTGAGTTTGGCTGGCTTGGCGACCATGGCCGCCGGCGCGAGATCTTCGTCGTCGCCGCGCCGCTCGCTCGCGGACTGGGCACTGCCTTCGCATTCACCGACGTGACCGAGCAGCACCGCGCGCGCGAGCGTGAACTGGCGCAGCAGGCGGCGTTGGCTCACGCGGCACGGCTTTCGTCGATGGGGCAGATGACCTCGGCGCTCGCACACGAACTGGGCCAGCCGCTGAACGCTGCCCAGAGCTACATCGCCGGCGTGGTGAAACGGCTGGGCAGCGATGCCCCGCCTGAACTCGGGCAGGCGCTCGCGAAGGCGACTGACCATCTGGAGCAGGCGGGGGAGATCATCCGCAACGTGCGAGGATTCGTCTCGCGGCACCACCAGAAGGCCCCGCAAGCGATCGACCTTCCGGTGCTGGTAGCCCAGACGCTGGCGTTGCTCGATCATCCGCTGCGTTCCGGCGGAACACGCGCAGCGCTTCAGGTCCAAGGCGTGATTGCGCCAGTGCGCGGCCATGCAGTCGAGATTCAGCAGGTGCTGGTCAATCTGGTTGTGAATGCGATCGAAGCGATGCAGTCCGTACCCGTTGATGAGCGTCGCCTCGAAATCCGGCTGGCCGATGAGGGCCGCGCCATGGTTTCCGTCACCGTCGCCGACAATGGCCCCGGCGTGCCAGCCGAACTGGCCGCACGAATCTTCGATCCGTACTTGACCACCAAGCCCGAGGGACTGGGGATGGGGTTGATGATCTGCCGCACGATCGCCGAATCGCACGGCGGCTCGCTGCGCCTGCTGCCGACACGCCGCGGCGCCACGTTCCGTTTCACGCTGTCGAGAGCCTTATGA
- a CDS encoding LysM domain-containing protein, whose product MQKNMSRSFEGENQNRAALRMAACATAVATALLAPPASAQSAVQKYPVTPTQRATAQQVSQAGVPLAELAPNAPDHYTVRRGDTLWGISGLYLKRPWRWPELWGMNLAQIRDPNLIYPGQTLYLDKSNGRARLRVGEAQGPGGAMPTVRLEPHVRSQTLPPNALPTLRPELIEPFLAEPLIVDEDGLAHAPRIVAAEENHVMLAKGDRAYARGDSTEPLVLAPGKPTVFRVFRNATPLRDPDTGKVLGYEAQYLGRAQLARSQGDETDPDHKGQTDIVPATIDITQAKEEMRTGDRLLPEPPRQFQSYTPHAPQGPISGRIVSVYGSAVANAAQNQVVVINRGSEDGVDSGTVFAILKDGPRMVDQTDPKHAEIKLPDERIGLMMVFRPFQKLSYALILEITDGVKVGDRFVNPR is encoded by the coding sequence ATGCAAAAGAACATGAGCCGTTCGTTCGAGGGAGAGAACCAGAACCGCGCCGCGCTCAGGATGGCCGCCTGCGCGACAGCCGTCGCCACCGCGCTGCTTGCGCCGCCAGCGTCGGCGCAGTCCGCGGTACAGAAATATCCGGTGACGCCGACGCAGCGCGCGACCGCGCAGCAGGTGTCACAGGCCGGCGTGCCGCTGGCGGAGCTCGCGCCGAACGCGCCCGACCACTACACCGTGCGGCGCGGCGACACGCTGTGGGGCATCTCGGGCCTGTACCTGAAGCGCCCCTGGCGCTGGCCCGAGCTGTGGGGCATGAACCTCGCGCAGATCCGCGACCCGAACCTGATCTATCCGGGCCAGACCCTGTACCTGGACAAGTCGAACGGCCGCGCTCGGCTGCGCGTCGGCGAGGCGCAGGGCCCCGGCGGGGCTATGCCGACGGTGCGGCTGGAGCCGCACGTGCGCTCGCAGACGCTGCCGCCGAACGCGCTGCCGACGCTGCGCCCGGAGCTGATCGAGCCGTTCCTCGCGGAACCGCTGATCGTCGACGAAGACGGACTCGCGCACGCGCCGCGCATCGTCGCCGCGGAGGAAAACCACGTGATGCTGGCCAAGGGCGACCGCGCCTATGCGCGCGGCGACTCGACCGAGCCGCTGGTGCTCGCCCCCGGCAAGCCAACCGTGTTCCGCGTGTTCCGCAATGCGACGCCGCTGCGCGATCCGGACACCGGCAAGGTGCTCGGCTACGAGGCGCAGTACCTGGGCCGCGCGCAGCTCGCGCGCAGCCAGGGCGACGAGACCGACCCCGATCACAAGGGCCAGACCGATATCGTTCCGGCGACGATCGACATCACCCAGGCGAAGGAGGAGATGCGCACCGGCGACCGGCTGCTGCCCGAGCCGCCGCGCCAGTTCCAGAGCTACACGCCGCACGCGCCGCAGGGCCCGATCAGCGGCCGCATCGTCTCGGTCTATGGCAGCGCGGTCGCCAATGCGGCGCAGAACCAGGTGGTCGTGATCAACCGCGGCAGCGAAGACGGTGTCGACAGCGGCACCGTCTTCGCGATCCTGAAGGACGGTCCGCGCATGGTCGACCAGACCGACCCGAAGCACGCCGAGATCAAGCTGCCCGACGAACGGATCGGGCTGATGATGGTATTCCGGCCGTTCCAGAAGCTGTCGTACGCGCTGATCCTGGAGATCACCGACGGCGTGAAGGTCGGCGACCGCTTCGTCAACCCGCGCTAA
- a CDS encoding Fructose-bisphosphate aldolase class II: MALVSMRELLDHAAAQGYGIPAFNVNNLEQVQAVMSAADEVGAPVILQASAGARKYAGEHFIKHLIQAAAEAWPQVPMVMHQDHGTSPAVCEGALKLGFGSVMMDGSLREDGKTPADFDYNVDVTRTVVAMAHKVGATVEGELGCLGSLETGTAGKEDGIGAEGKLSHDQLLTDPEEAAQFVKATQLDALAIAIGTSHGAYKFTRPPTGDVLAISRVKEIHARIPNTHLVMHGSSSVPQQLLAVINQYGGKMKQTWGVPVKEIQEAIKHGVRKINIDTDIRMAMTGAVRKFQAENPDKFDMREWMKPAREAAKAICKQRYLEFGCEGQGGKIKGAPLSVMAGRYANGELAQRVV, encoded by the coding sequence ATGGCACTCGTTTCGATGCGCGAACTGCTGGACCATGCCGCGGCACAGGGCTACGGCATTCCGGCCTTCAACGTCAACAACCTGGAGCAGGTGCAGGCCGTGATGTCGGCCGCCGACGAGGTGGGGGCGCCGGTCATCCTGCAGGCCAGCGCCGGCGCGCGCAAGTACGCGGGCGAGCACTTCATCAAGCACCTGATCCAGGCCGCGGCCGAAGCCTGGCCGCAGGTTCCGATGGTGATGCACCAGGACCACGGCACCAGCCCGGCGGTGTGCGAGGGGGCGCTCAAGCTCGGCTTCGGCTCGGTGATGATGGACGGCTCGTTGCGCGAGGACGGCAAGACGCCGGCAGACTTCGATTACAACGTGGACGTGACCCGGACGGTCGTCGCGATGGCGCACAAGGTGGGCGCCACGGTCGAAGGCGAGCTCGGGTGCCTGGGCAGCCTGGAGACCGGCACCGCCGGCAAGGAAGACGGCATCGGCGCCGAGGGCAAGCTCAGTCACGACCAGCTGCTGACCGACCCCGAGGAAGCCGCGCAGTTCGTCAAGGCGACGCAGCTCGACGCGCTGGCGATCGCGATCGGCACCAGCCACGGCGCGTACAAGTTCACCCGTCCGCCGACCGGCGACGTGCTGGCGATCTCGCGCGTGAAAGAGATTCATGCGCGCATCCCGAACACGCATCTGGTGATGCACGGCTCTTCCAGCGTGCCGCAGCAGCTGCTGGCCGTCATCAACCAGTACGGCGGCAAGATGAAACAGACCTGGGGCGTGCCGGTCAAGGAAATCCAGGAAGCGATCAAGCACGGCGTGCGCAAGATCAACATCGACACCGACATCCGCATGGCGATGACCGGCGCGGTGCGCAAGTTCCAGGCCGAGAACCCCGACAAGTTCGACATGCGCGAGTGGATGAAGCCCGCACGCGAAGCCGCCAAGGCGATCTGCAAGCAGCGCTACCTGGAGTTCGGCTGCGAAGGCCAGGGCGGCAAGATCAAGGGCGCGCCGCTGTCGGTCATGGCCGGCAGATACGCCAACGGCGAGCTCGCGCAGCGCGTGGTCTGA
- a CDS encoding Phosphoglycerate kinase, translating to MNFLRFSDLCAQGQVRGARVFIRADLNAPLDDAGRITEDTRIRASVGCIRMALDAGAAVMVASHLGRPVEGAFEPRDSLAPIAVRLAELLGRPVPLVANWVNGFLFAGRPLAPGDLVLLENCRSNPGEKKNDDGLARRMAALCDIFVHDAFGTAHRAEASTYGIARYAPIACAGPLLAAEIDALTRALDAPRRPLVAIVGGSKVSTKLTLLKNLAAKVDRLIVGGGIANTFMLAAGLPIGNSLCERDLVDEARAVIELMKARGAEVPIPSDVVTAAARVADAAATVKPANAVAAGDLILDIGPETTARLAALLRSAGTVLWNGPVGVFEFDAFGHGTEGIARAIAESSAFSIAGGGDTLAAIAKYGVADRVSYISTGGGAFLEVLEGRTLPAFEILEQRAQASSAALRG from the coding sequence ATGAATTTCCTGCGTTTTTCCGACCTGTGCGCGCAAGGCCAGGTGCGCGGTGCGCGCGTGTTCATCCGCGCCGACCTGAATGCGCCGCTGGACGATGCCGGCCGGATCACCGAAGACACCCGCATCCGCGCGTCGGTCGGCTGCATCCGCATGGCGCTGGACGCCGGCGCGGCGGTGATGGTCGCCTCGCACCTGGGGCGCCCGGTGGAGGGCGCGTTCGAGCCGCGCGACTCGCTGGCGCCGATCGCGGTGCGGCTCGCCGAGCTGCTGGGCCGGCCGGTGCCGCTGGTCGCGAACTGGGTCAACGGGTTTTTGTTCGCCGGCCGGCCGCTCGCGCCGGGCGACCTCGTGCTGCTCGAGAACTGCCGCAGCAACCCGGGCGAGAAGAAGAACGACGACGGCCTCGCGCGCCGGATGGCCGCGCTGTGCGACATCTTCGTGCACGATGCGTTCGGCACCGCGCACCGGGCCGAGGCCAGCACCTACGGCATCGCGCGTTATGCACCGATCGCCTGCGCCGGCCCGCTGCTCGCGGCCGAAATCGATGCGCTGACCCGCGCGCTGGATGCGCCGCGCCGGCCGCTGGTCGCGATCGTCGGCGGCTCCAAGGTCTCGACCAAGCTGACGCTGTTGAAGAACCTGGCGGCAAAGGTCGATCGCCTGATCGTCGGCGGCGGCATCGCGAACACCTTCATGCTGGCAGCGGGGCTCCCGATCGGCAACAGCCTGTGTGAGCGCGACCTGGTGGACGAGGCGCGCGCGGTGATCGAGCTGATGAAGGCGCGCGGCGCCGAGGTGCCGATCCCGAGCGACGTGGTGACCGCCGCCGCACGAGTCGCCGACGCGGCCGCGACCGTGAAGCCTGCCAATGCGGTCGCCGCGGGCGACCTGATCCTCGACATCGGCCCGGAGACCACGGCGCGGCTCGCGGCGCTGCTGCGCTCGGCCGGCACTGTTCTCTGGAACGGGCCGGTCGGCGTGTTCGAGTTCGACGCGTTCGGCCATGGCACCGAGGGCATCGCGCGTGCGATCGCTGAGAGCAGCGCATTTTCGATCGCCGGCGGCGGCGACACGCTGGCGGCGATCGCGAAGTACGGTGTCGCGGACCGGGTCAGCTACATTTCCACCGGCGGCGGCGCGTTTCTCGAAGTGCTCGAGGGCCGAACGCTGCCGGCCTTCGAAATCCTGGAGCAGCGCGCGCAAGCAAGCTCCGCCGCGCTGCGCGGGTAA
- a CDS encoding Pyruvate kinase, whose amino-acid sequence MPRCATKIVATLGPASSELALLEQMIRAGVNVVRLNFSHGRAQDHIDRANLVRKAAQQVGREVAIMADLQGPKVRVGVFADRKVDLAQGQKFVLDAARVEPGDSNGVGLDYKELPRDVKPGDTLLLNDGLIVLSVDLVRGEQVHTTVVQGGELSNNKGINRKGGGLTAPALTAKDMEDIKTAMSFQADYLAVSFPKNSTDMEMARQLANVAAAPFHHRPGLIAKIERAEAIPRLEEILRASDGIMVARGDLAVEVGNAVVPALQKRMINMARAMDKVVITATQMMESMISNPVPTRAEVSDVANAVLDGTDAVMLSAETAAGKFPLETVKEMAQICEEAEKAEFTPLEADFTGKTFSRIDQSIAMGALFTAHHLGAKAIVALTDSGSTPLWMSRHRIHVPIYALTPRVATQRRMALYRNVRPLLVDTSADRDTALAQAESQLKSLKIVQRGDVYAITCGEPMGAPGGTNMLKICQVG is encoded by the coding sequence ATGCCGCGCTGTGCCACCAAAATCGTCGCCACCCTCGGCCCCGCGTCGAGTGAGTTGGCGCTGCTCGAGCAGATGATCCGCGCCGGCGTGAACGTGGTGCGGCTGAACTTCAGCCATGGCCGCGCGCAGGACCATATCGACCGCGCGAACCTGGTGCGCAAGGCGGCGCAGCAGGTCGGGCGCGAGGTTGCGATCATGGCCGACCTGCAGGGGCCGAAGGTCCGGGTCGGTGTGTTCGCTGACCGCAAGGTGGACTTGGCGCAGGGGCAGAAGTTCGTGCTCGATGCGGCGCGCGTCGAGCCCGGCGACAGCAACGGTGTCGGGCTTGACTACAAGGAGCTGCCGCGCGACGTGAAGCCCGGCGACACGCTGCTGCTGAACGACGGCCTGATCGTGCTCAGCGTCGACCTGGTGCGCGGCGAGCAGGTGCACACCACGGTGGTCCAGGGCGGCGAGCTGTCGAACAACAAGGGCATCAACAGGAAGGGCGGCGGGCTGACCGCGCCGGCGCTGACTGCGAAGGACATGGAGGACATCAAGACCGCGATGAGCTTCCAGGCCGACTATCTGGCGGTCAGCTTTCCGAAGAATTCGACCGACATGGAGATGGCGCGCCAGCTGGCGAACGTCGCGGCGGCGCCGTTCCACCATCGCCCCGGGCTGATCGCGAAGATCGAGCGCGCCGAGGCGATCCCGCGGCTGGAGGAAATCCTGCGCGCCAGCGACGGCATCATGGTCGCGCGCGGCGACTTGGCGGTCGAGGTCGGCAACGCGGTGGTGCCGGCGCTGCAAAAGCGCATGATCAACATGGCGCGCGCGATGGACAAGGTGGTGATCACCGCGACCCAGATGATGGAGAGCATGATCAGCAACCCGGTCCCGACCCGCGCCGAGGTCAGCGACGTCGCGAACGCGGTGCTCGACGGCACCGACGCGGTGATGCTGTCGGCCGAGACCGCGGCCGGCAAGTTTCCGCTCGAGACGGTGAAGGAGATGGCGCAGATCTGCGAGGAGGCGGAGAAGGCCGAATTCACGCCGCTCGAGGCCGATTTCACCGGCAAGACCTTCAGCCGCATCGACCAGTCGATCGCGATGGGTGCGCTGTTCACCGCGCACCACCTGGGCGCGAAGGCGATCGTCGCGCTGACTGACAGCGGCTCGACCCCGCTGTGGATGAGCCGGCACCGCATCCACGTGCCGATCTATGCGCTGACGCCCAGGGTCGCGACGCAGCGCCGCATGGCGCTGTACCGCAACGTGCGCCCGCTGCTGGTCGACACCAGCGCCGACCGCGACACCGCGCTGGCGCAGGCCGAGAGCCAGCTGAAAAGCCTGAAGATCGTGCAGCGCGGCGACGTGTACGCGATCACCTGCGGCGAGCCGATGGGCGCGCCGGGCGGCACCAACATGCTGAAGATCTGCCAGGTCGGCTGA
- a CDS encoding Methionyl-tRNA formyltransferase, which translates to MRIIFAGTPEFARVALRGLLGAGHEVALVLTQPDRPAGRGLQTLPSPVKRLALEQGLSVIQPRSLRLDGKHSQDAAAARAAIAAAVSIAGARAMVVAAYGLILPQWVLDAMDGAVQARPGGAESTGRADATGGPAQRSFGCLNIHASLLPRWRGAAPIQRAIEAGDAETGVTIMQMDAGLDTGAMLLAASTPIAPQDSAATLHDRLAPLGGRLIVDALAALEAGRLVPTPQPAAGASYAHKIDKMEAAIDWSLPAAQIERRIRAFDPAPGASARLGDTTLKVWRSEIDSELLAPDMGVGMILSANAGGVRVVCGDGVLLLTELQRPGGRRLPAGEFLRGFALHPGQRFER; encoded by the coding sequence ATGCGCATCATTTTTGCCGGCACTCCGGAGTTCGCGCGTGTTGCGCTACGCGGCTTGCTGGGCGCCGGTCACGAGGTCGCGCTGGTGCTGACCCAGCCGGACCGGCCGGCCGGCCGCGGGCTGCAGACCCTGCCGTCGCCGGTCAAGCGGCTGGCGCTGGAGCAGGGGCTTTCCGTGATCCAGCCGCGCAGCCTGCGGCTGGACGGCAAGCACTCGCAGGACGCGGCAGCGGCGCGCGCGGCGATCGCGGCCGCGGTTTCGATCGCGGGTGCGCGGGCGATGGTTGTCGCCGCTTACGGGCTCATCCTGCCGCAGTGGGTGCTCGACGCCATGGACGGCGCCGTGCAGGCGCGGCCAGGCGGCGCGGAGAGCACGGGCCGCGCCGATGCAACCGGCGGGCCGGCACAGCGCAGCTTCGGCTGCCTGAACATCCATGCGTCGCTGCTGCCGCGTTGGCGGGGCGCGGCGCCGATCCAGCGCGCGATCGAAGCGGGCGACGCCGAGACCGGCGTGACGATCATGCAGATGGACGCGGGGCTCGATACCGGCGCGATGCTGCTCGCCGCATCGACCCCGATTGCACCGCAGGACAGCGCCGCCACGCTGCACGACCGGCTCGCGCCGCTGGGCGGGCGGCTGATCGTCGATGCACTGGCCGCGCTCGAAGCCGGCCGGCTGGTGCCGACGCCGCAACCGGCCGCCGGCGCCAGCTACGCGCACAAGATCGACAAGATGGAAGCGGCGATCGACTGGTCGCTGCCGGCCGCGCAGATCGAGCGTCGCATCCGCGCGTTCGACCCGGCTCCCGGCGCGAGCGCCCGGCTCGGTGATACGACACTGAAAGTCTGGCGCTCTGAAATCGATAGTGAACTGTTGGCGCCGGACATGGGCGTTGGCATGATTTTGTCTGCGAATGCGGGCGGCGTGCGGGTCGTCTGTGGCGACGGCGTGCTGCTTCTCACCGAACTGCAGCGGCCCGGCGGCCGACGGCTGCCGGCGGGTGAATTCCTGCGCGGGTTCGCGCTGCATCCCGGCCAGCGCTTCGAGCGCTGA